A portion of the Pedobacter cryoconitis genome contains these proteins:
- a CDS encoding NUDIX hydrolase produces MKLDQGIIKKSKWMWENCLPHISVDSVVFGFHENQLKVLLLKMNVAKKWLLPGGYILKNESLQDAAKRVLFERTGAERVYLQEFGVFGAINRSEGFFDGYEDDLWYKQRFISAGFYALVDYTEVNVSADEYSETCEWRSIDDLPELAMDHQLIYTNALTLLRQQLSYKPIGLNLLPEKFTLPELQKLYETILGKPLNRGNFYRRMMRFDILIKQEDLRKGGAHKAPYLYSFDPLKYHESLQGLDW; encoded by the coding sequence ATGAAATTAGATCAGGGCATCATCAAGAAAAGTAAGTGGATGTGGGAAAATTGTTTGCCTCATATCTCTGTAGACAGCGTAGTATTCGGGTTTCATGAAAACCAGCTTAAAGTATTATTACTCAAAATGAATGTTGCCAAGAAATGGTTATTACCAGGTGGTTATATTCTTAAAAATGAAAGCTTACAAGATGCAGCGAAACGTGTTTTGTTTGAACGTACAGGTGCGGAACGTGTCTATTTACAAGAATTTGGTGTATTTGGGGCAATAAACCGTTCTGAAGGATTCTTTGATGGCTACGAGGATGATTTGTGGTACAAACAACGTTTTATCTCTGCCGGGTTCTACGCACTGGTAGATTACACCGAAGTAAATGTGAGCGCAGATGAATATAGTGAGACTTGTGAGTGGAGAAGTATTGATGATTTGCCGGAATTGGCAATGGACCATCAGTTGATCTATACGAATGCTTTAACTCTATTAAGACAACAATTAAGTTATAAACCGATTGGACTGAATTTACTTCCGGAGAAGTTTACACTGCCAGAGTTGCAAAAGCTTTATGAAACTATATTGGGGAAACCATTAAACAGAGGTAATTTTTATCGCCGTATGATGCGTTTTGATATCCTGATCAAACAAGAAGACCTGCGTAAAGGTGGGGCACATAAGGCACCCTACCTTTACAGCTTTGATCCTCTGAAATATCATGAGTCCCTGCAAGGACTCGATTGGTAA
- a CDS encoding zeta toxin family protein, with protein sequence MIQPELIFVSGCNASGKSTFIRTRLNELEGFEILMTDVYKERTKELATAAIAQRKNIVIETVFNDRSFKDLVDHARNSGYHTSLIVLFLDNFEQSMKRVTLRIVQQNGMNISGSNIRINFNESFKNIATYFLYFDRSEFIYTEIGEVNQSIMSFENGELVSYYSSGLNYPQKFAAYSFQKDRLSKEVFDMITANQNFHLPENL encoded by the coding sequence ATGATTCAACCTGAACTGATCTTTGTTTCCGGATGTAATGCCTCAGGAAAATCTACTTTTATTCGTACCCGTCTTAATGAATTAGAAGGGTTTGAAATCTTAATGACCGATGTTTATAAAGAAAGGACGAAAGAGCTCGCCACAGCAGCAATTGCACAGCGAAAGAACATTGTAATTGAAACTGTATTTAATGACAGATCATTTAAGGATTTAGTTGATCATGCCCGAAATTCTGGATACCATACTTCTTTAATTGTTTTGTTTCTGGACAACTTTGAACAATCCATGAAAAGGGTCACTCTTCGTATCGTACAACAAAATGGCATGAATATATCAGGAAGCAATATCAGAATTAACTTCAATGAGAGTTTTAAAAACATAGCTACGTATTTTTTATATTTCGACCGTTCGGAATTTATATATACAGAAATAGGAGAGGTAAATCAATCAATCATGTCTTTTGAAAATGGTGAACTTGTTAGTTATTATTCTTCCGGACTAAATTATCCCCAAAAATTTGCTGCCTATAGCTTCCAAAAAGACCGTCTGAGCAAAGAAGTATTCGATATGATTACAGCAAATCAGAACTTTCATCTCCCGGAGAATTTATAA
- a CDS encoding LysR family transcriptional regulator, whose translation MISITNQIELRHLNYFKLLAEELHYRKAAEKLFISQSALSQQIKQLEQYLGHSLFDRNNKRVVLNEAGKLFYKDAVQVIQKMQIAINNVQLLQKGNTGQLGISFVASAMQSILPVLLKQFNRDCPNIEFHLEELTNKEQLLALEKGDIDLGFMRSNQVGQEMMIKSVYKETFTLVLPAAHPMSAAAFNHIGELKDEYFILFPNDQSQLYYQQIINLCADQGFTPKLSHRSIHAPTIFKLVENGMGLSIIPTSLATSENPGVKFIELKNIPQQTELYAVWKKINDNPALPYLLEMLA comes from the coding sequence ATGATAAGCATTACTAATCAAATAGAACTAAGACATTTAAATTATTTTAAGCTACTGGCCGAAGAACTGCATTACCGGAAAGCAGCAGAAAAGCTATTTATATCACAATCAGCTTTGAGCCAGCAGATTAAACAATTGGAACAATACCTTGGGCATTCTTTATTCGACAGAAATAATAAACGAGTGGTTTTAAATGAGGCTGGAAAGCTCTTCTATAAAGATGCTGTTCAAGTGATTCAAAAAATGCAAATAGCAATTAATAATGTACAGCTCCTTCAAAAAGGGAATACCGGACAGCTTGGAATTAGCTTTGTAGCTTCGGCCATGCAGTCTATTTTGCCTGTTTTGCTTAAACAATTTAACCGTGATTGTCCGAATATTGAGTTCCATTTAGAAGAATTAACCAATAAAGAGCAATTGTTAGCACTGGAGAAGGGCGATATTGATCTTGGATTTATGCGTTCTAATCAAGTGGGACAGGAGATGATGATTAAAAGTGTGTATAAAGAAACTTTTACGCTGGTTCTGCCGGCAGCTCACCCCATGTCTGCGGCAGCTTTCAATCACATAGGGGAGTTAAAAGATGAATATTTTATCCTTTTCCCCAATGACCAGAGTCAGCTCTATTACCAGCAAATCATTAATTTATGTGCCGATCAGGGCTTTACACCCAAGTTGTCGCACCGCTCTATCCATGCGCCTACAATCTTCAAACTCGTAGAAAATGGGATGGGACTTTCCATTATTCCTACTTCACTGGCTACTTCAGAAAATCCTGGTGTTAAATTTATTGAGTTAAAAAATATTCCACAGCAAACTGAATTGTATGCAGTATGGAAGAAAATCAACGATAACCCTGCATTACCTTATTTACTGGAAATGCTTGCTTGA
- a CDS encoding efflux transporter outer membrane subunit produces the protein MTHKYNKQVFALLVAATFFSACSVTKTYDTPQVKTDGLYRGQNVTDSATMASQPWQTLFTDEKLKVLIQKGLDQNVNLKNAIQNILQAQASLQQAKLAFLPTLSADANATRSKQSSAGLNFPPGININTLTNTYKLSMSTSWEADIWGKLSSSKRAALAKYLETDAAKKAVQTQLIADIANNYYGLLALDQQLAITQKTLESRIANVETMKALKEGAVVNGAAVVQSEASRYATEVSIPDLKRSIRETENAISILLAENPGSIDRSTMEAQAVPSALATGVPAQLLQNRPDVQQAELAFRGAFENTNLARTYFYPSLTLTASAGFSNLTLKDFFDHSVFYNLVGGLTQPIFNQGLNKARLKTAQSLQIQALNNFQQSLLVAGQEVSNALYAYQTAVEKEDSRIKQVAALVKAVDYTQDLLRFSSATNYTDVLTSEQSLLAAQLSGVSDHLQKMQAVVNLYRALGGGWK, from the coding sequence ATGACTCATAAATATAACAAACAGGTTTTTGCTTTACTGGTCGCCGCTACCTTTTTTAGTGCGTGTTCGGTAACGAAAACCTACGATACACCCCAGGTGAAAACTGATGGATTGTATCGCGGACAAAATGTAACAGACTCTGCAACTATGGCCTCACAGCCATGGCAGACGCTGTTTACGGATGAAAAACTAAAAGTACTGATCCAAAAAGGCCTTGATCAGAATGTGAACCTGAAAAATGCAATCCAAAACATTTTACAGGCTCAGGCTTCTTTGCAGCAGGCAAAACTGGCTTTCCTGCCAACTTTGAGTGCAGATGCAAATGCCACAAGAAGTAAACAGTCTAGTGCGGGTTTAAACTTTCCTCCCGGGATTAATATCAATACGCTGACCAACACTTATAAATTATCCATGAGTACTTCGTGGGAAGCAGATATCTGGGGCAAATTAAGCAGCAGTAAACGTGCAGCTTTAGCAAAATACCTGGAAACAGATGCTGCGAAGAAAGCTGTACAGACCCAATTGATTGCTGATATTGCAAATAACTATTATGGATTACTGGCTTTAGATCAGCAATTGGCTATTACGCAAAAAACACTGGAAAGCAGGATTGCGAATGTAGAAACGATGAAAGCCCTGAAAGAAGGGGCAGTAGTAAATGGTGCAGCCGTAGTTCAAAGTGAGGCGAGCCGTTATGCTACCGAAGTTTCTATACCAGACTTGAAAAGAAGTATCCGTGAAACAGAAAACGCAATTAGTATATTATTAGCTGAAAATCCAGGATCTATTGACAGAAGCACTATGGAAGCGCAAGCTGTTCCATCAGCATTAGCGACTGGTGTTCCTGCGCAGTTATTGCAGAATCGTCCTGATGTTCAGCAGGCTGAGCTTGCTTTTAGAGGCGCTTTTGAAAACACAAACCTGGCCAGAACCTATTTCTATCCAAGTTTGACTTTAACAGCTTCAGCTGGTTTTTCAAACCTGACCCTGAAAGACTTCTTTGACCATTCTGTCTTCTACAATTTAGTAGGAGGGTTGACCCAGCCAATTTTCAACCAGGGATTAAATAAAGCACGTTTAAAGACTGCGCAGTCACTGCAAATACAAGCATTAAATAATTTCCAGCAAAGTTTACTGGTAGCAGGACAAGAAGTTTCAAACGCACTTTATGCCTATCAGACTGCGGTAGAAAAAGAAGATTCAAGGATTAAACAAGTTGCAGCACTGGTTAAAGCCGTTGATTACACACAAGATTTACTACGCTTTAGCTCCGCTACAAACTACACTGATGTATTAACATCAGAACAAAGTTTATTAGCAGCGCAATTAAGCGGTGTAAGTGATCATTTGCAAAAAATGCAAGCTGTGGTTAATCTTTACCGTGCATTGGGTGGTGGCTGGAAATAG
- a CDS encoding TetR/AcrR family transcriptional regulator produces the protein MSVKDKGTEQLIKDTAKKIFFADGKLHATTQDIADAAGVNRTLVHYYFRSRKLLFEQVTEEAMNELRQMMSDAFTGKLTFKEKLKKLINVFMDQTMAYPYRELFLITETNRYNQAHADGVHDTHTKPFLAEIKEEMDKGNIQTMDPRHYIMNLFALMAYPLLSANLNKSFLKISDLEYHKLMNQRKQLIFEMIYPTK, from the coding sequence ATGTCAGTAAAAGATAAAGGAACAGAGCAACTTATTAAAGACACCGCCAAGAAGATATTTTTTGCAGACGGGAAACTGCATGCCACAACACAAGATATTGCTGACGCAGCAGGCGTAAACAGAACCCTTGTCCACTATTATTTCAGGTCCAGAAAACTATTATTTGAGCAGGTTACAGAAGAGGCCATGAATGAACTGCGTCAAATGATGTCAGATGCGTTTACAGGAAAGCTGACCTTTAAAGAAAAATTAAAGAAACTGATCAATGTTTTCATGGATCAGACCATGGCTTATCCTTACCGGGAATTGTTTCTGATTACTGAAACTAACCGGTATAATCAAGCGCACGCAGACGGGGTTCACGATACACATACTAAACCGTTTCTGGCAGAGATCAAAGAGGAAATGGACAAAGGAAATATTCAGACCATGGATCCCCGTCATTATATAATGAACTTGTTTGCTTTAATGGCTTATCCTTTGCTATCAGCTAATCTGAATAAAAGTTTCCTGAAAATAAGTGATTTGGAATATCATAAACTAATGAACCAAAGAAAGCAGCTCATTTTTGAGATGATCTATCCCACAAAATAA
- a CDS encoding efflux RND transporter permease subunit: MFKIFIQRPVLSTVISVIIVILGILGLTSLPIAQYPDIAPPTVNVSANYSGANADVVLKSIVIPLEEQINGVENMTYMTSTATNDGAASIKIYFKVGTDPDLAAVNVQNRVSRATSLLPAEVTQAGVTVTKSQSSNLLIFALYSDDKTYDQTFLQNYAKINLVPQIQRVTGVGDATVFGSKDYSMRIWLKPDMMQQYSLIPSDISAALAEQNIEAAPGKFGENGNQAFQYVIKYKGRLTTPTEFENIIIKSAGNGQLLRLKDVAKVELGALSYTATIETNGKESVGVAISQTPGSNARDVINNSKKIIEEAAKTFPKGVKYTTLVDVNENLDASIDKVIHTLVEAFILVFIVVFIFLQDLRSTLVPAIAVPVAIIGTFFFLNLFGFTINLLTLFALVLAIGIVVDDAIVVVEAVHAKLDNGYKSAKKATIDAMSEISGAIISITLVMAAVFIPVTFITGSTGVFYKQFGITLAVAIILSAINALTLSPALCALLLKPHADDHKHQSFVQRFYTAFNVAFDNLTNKYKRSVQFLSVKKWIVLGSIAIAGAALFYMMKTTPSAFVPAEDQGTIFANISLPPSSSMERSTAIAKQVDSIAHTIPGVQNTLRIVGQNFTAGAGSAYSMVILKLKTWDDRKLSVDQVIGQLFAKTSGIREASIFFISPPTIQGFGQSGGFEFQLQDKGGHTTDEFFKVNNTFLAALSKRPEIQYATTPFNPGFPQYLMDVNLEKCKDAGVTVNTVLQTMQGYYGGLYASNFNKFGKQYRVMVQAAAEFRANPEGLNKIFVRNSAGNMAPITEFVKMTRVYGPESISRFNLFSSISITGAPNAGFSSGDAIKAIQEVAASTLPAGYGFDFSGLTREELASGSETVFIFVLCLIFVYFLLSAQYESYILPFAVLLSIPFGLAGAYLFSIIFKLNSNIYLQISLIMLIGLLAKNGILIVEFALDRRRNGMPIVQAAVEGAVARLRPILMTSFAFIFGLVPLMFSTGAGAVGNKSIGTGAVGGMLIGTILGVFVIPVLFIIFQSLQEKISGPARKSYDDDEEEEEQETKGIEGAEEHKLLEPPTA; encoded by the coding sequence ATGTTTAAAATATTCATACAAAGACCAGTACTCTCTACAGTAATCTCTGTGATTATTGTTATTCTGGGGATACTTGGCCTCACTTCACTGCCGATTGCGCAGTATCCAGATATTGCACCACCCACAGTCAACGTTTCTGCCAATTATAGTGGCGCGAATGCTGATGTGGTGTTAAAAAGTATTGTTATTCCGCTCGAAGAGCAGATCAATGGGGTAGAGAACATGACTTACATGACTTCTACAGCTACCAATGACGGTGCAGCTAGTATTAAAATTTACTTTAAAGTAGGAACAGATCCCGATTTGGCAGCTGTAAACGTACAGAACAGGGTATCCAGAGCAACCAGTTTATTGCCAGCAGAGGTAACTCAGGCAGGGGTAACAGTAACGAAAAGTCAAAGTAGTAACTTGTTAATTTTTGCTTTATATAGTGACGATAAAACTTATGATCAGACATTCCTGCAAAACTATGCAAAGATCAATCTGGTACCACAAATCCAGCGTGTTACCGGAGTAGGGGACGCAACTGTATTCGGTTCTAAGGATTATTCGATGCGTATCTGGTTAAAACCAGATATGATGCAACAATATAGTTTGATACCAAGCGATATTTCCGCTGCATTGGCAGAACAGAATATTGAAGCCGCACCAGGTAAGTTTGGTGAAAATGGCAACCAGGCTTTTCAATACGTAATTAAATATAAAGGCCGTTTAACAACACCCACAGAATTTGAGAATATCATTATTAAATCTGCTGGTAACGGTCAGTTATTACGTTTAAAAGACGTTGCTAAAGTTGAATTGGGTGCATTAAGTTATACCGCTACCATTGAAACCAATGGTAAAGAATCAGTAGGTGTGGCAATTAGTCAGACCCCTGGCTCCAATGCAAGAGACGTCATCAACAATTCAAAAAAGATCATTGAAGAAGCTGCTAAAACTTTCCCAAAAGGGGTCAAATATACTACGCTTGTCGATGTCAATGAGAATCTTGATGCTTCAATTGACAAAGTAATCCACACACTGGTTGAAGCCTTTATCCTGGTATTTATCGTTGTATTTATTTTCCTTCAGGATTTAAGGTCTACTTTAGTCCCTGCAATTGCAGTACCGGTAGCAATTATTGGTACTTTCTTTTTCCTGAACTTATTCGGCTTCACGATCAACTTATTAACGCTTTTTGCTTTAGTACTGGCCATTGGGATTGTGGTCGATGATGCGATTGTAGTCGTCGAAGCGGTCCACGCCAAACTCGACAACGGTTATAAATCAGCCAAGAAAGCTACCATTGATGCAATGAGTGAAATATCGGGTGCGATTATTTCGATTACGCTCGTGATGGCGGCAGTATTTATTCCGGTAACCTTTATCACAGGATCTACAGGTGTATTTTACAAGCAATTTGGTATTACACTGGCAGTAGCGATTATCTTATCAGCGATTAACGCTTTAACTTTGAGCCCTGCGCTTTGTGCTTTATTATTGAAACCACATGCAGATGACCATAAGCATCAAAGTTTTGTACAGAGGTTCTATACTGCTTTTAATGTTGCATTTGATAATTTAACCAATAAATACAAGCGTTCTGTACAATTTCTTTCTGTTAAAAAATGGATTGTCCTGGGAAGTATTGCAATTGCAGGTGCAGCTTTGTTTTACATGATGAAAACTACACCTTCGGCGTTTGTACCGGCAGAAGATCAGGGAACAATATTTGCAAATATCAGTTTACCACCGTCTTCTTCTATGGAGCGCTCAACAGCGATCGCTAAACAGGTTGATAGTATTGCACATACGATTCCTGGAGTTCAAAACACCTTACGTATTGTAGGGCAGAATTTCACCGCGGGTGCTGGTAGTGCATACAGTATGGTTATTTTGAAGTTAAAAACCTGGGATGATCGTAAACTGAGCGTTGATCAGGTAATCGGTCAGCTTTTTGCCAAAACATCCGGGATCAGAGAAGCAAGTATCTTCTTTATTTCGCCTCCAACCATCCAGGGCTTTGGTCAGAGTGGTGGATTTGAGTTCCAATTGCAAGATAAAGGTGGACATACTACTGATGAATTCTTTAAGGTAAACAATACGTTTCTTGCTGCGCTATCAAAGCGTCCTGAGATTCAATATGCGACGACACCTTTTAACCCTGGTTTCCCACAATATCTGATGGATGTAAATCTGGAGAAATGTAAAGATGCCGGCGTCACTGTAAATACAGTTTTACAGACGATGCAAGGTTATTATGGTGGATTATATGCCTCTAACTTTAACAAGTTTGGTAAGCAATACAGAGTGATGGTCCAGGCAGCAGCCGAATTCCGTGCAAATCCAGAAGGATTGAACAAAATCTTTGTGAGAAATAGTGCTGGTAATATGGCACCAATCACAGAATTTGTGAAAATGACCAGGGTATATGGCCCGGAATCTATTTCAAGGTTTAACTTGTTTAGCTCTATATCAATCACAGGCGCACCTAACGCAGGCTTTAGTTCAGGTGATGCGATTAAAGCGATTCAGGAAGTAGCAGCTTCAACATTACCTGCGGGATATGGATTTGACTTTTCAGGTTTGACCAGAGAAGAGCTGGCTTCAGGTAGTGAAACAGTATTTATCTTTGTTTTATGTCTGATCTTTGTATACTTTCTGTTAAGCGCACAGTATGAAAGTTATATTCTTCCATTCGCTGTATTGTTATCCATTCCTTTTGGATTAGCAGGTGCTTATCTGTTTTCTATTATCTTCAAACTGAACAGTAATATTTATCTCCAGATTTCCCTGATCATGCTGATCGGATTACTTGCTAAGAATGGTATTCTGATTGTAGAATTTGCATTGGACCGGAGAAGAAACGGGATGCCGATTGTTCAGGCAGCAGTTGAAGGTGCAGTTGCACGTTTAAGACCAATTCTGATGACTTCCTTTGCCTTTATTTTTGGTTTAGTACCCCTGATGTTTTCTACAGGTGCAGGTGCAGTTGGTAACAAGTCAATTGGTACAGGTGCAGTAGGAGGAATGCTTATCGGAACTATTCTGGGCGTATTTGTGATCCCCGTATTGTTTATCATATTCCAGAGTTTACAAGAAAAAATCAGCGGGCCAGCGAGAAAAAGCTATGACGATGACGAAGAGGAAGAAGAACAAGAGACTAAAGGAATAGAAGGTGCCGAAGAACACAAGCTTCTTGAACCACCAACTGCTTAG
- a CDS encoding GDSL-type esterase/lipase family protein: MLKIFKAIALSAAFLTLFNFNSFSQAKPAFWDDIQAIKQYDRIYAPPKNPILFIGSSSIRLWVDFTKTFKDYTVLNRGIGGAVTADVDRYLEDIVFPYHPKQLIIYVGENDLINATSGDEVFASFKKLYTNIRAKLPVVPIVYIAIKASPSRVQYLAKGIKANQLVQQFLKGEKNTVFLNIYKPMFDQKGKMQPKLFKEDMLHMNATGYAIWNKLLIPYLLKK, encoded by the coding sequence ATGTTGAAAATTTTTAAAGCTATCGCGTTAAGCGCTGCATTCCTGACCTTATTTAATTTCAATTCCTTTTCACAAGCAAAGCCTGCGTTCTGGGATGATATACAAGCCATCAAACAATATGATAGGATTTATGCCCCCCCTAAGAATCCAATACTATTTATTGGAAGCTCTTCGATCCGGTTATGGGTTGACTTTACTAAAACATTTAAAGATTATACCGTATTGAACAGAGGTATTGGCGGTGCAGTTACTGCTGACGTAGATCGTTACCTTGAAGATATTGTTTTTCCATATCACCCTAAACAATTAATCATCTATGTAGGTGAAAATGATTTAATTAATGCCACTTCCGGAGATGAAGTATTTGCTTCGTTTAAAAAGCTTTATACCAATATAAGAGCGAAATTACCAGTTGTTCCCATTGTTTATATCGCTATCAAAGCAAGCCCATCCAGAGTTCAGTACTTAGCAAAAGGCATCAAAGCCAATCAATTGGTACAACAGTTTTTAAAAGGAGAGAAAAACACCGTATTTCTTAATATCTATAAACCAATGTTTGATCAAAAAGGAAAGATGCAACCTAAATTATTTAAAGAAGATATGTTGCATATGAACGCAACCGGATATGCAATCTGGAATAAATTATTAATACCCTATTTATTAAAAAAATAA
- a CDS encoding efflux RND transporter periplasmic adaptor subunit → MKTSIQIGLLFLTGLTLASCGNDKNKAAQAAAAAGQVKEYKVLKLEPRSATLNTDYPASIQGQQNIEIRPRVDGYIDKIFVDEGAVVKIGQPLFKISAPQYEQEVRTANASIANAMAQLNAAKLAINKVKPLVEKDIVSKYELESAQYTYESAQAAVATAKASLVNAKTNLGFTTVTSPVNGVVGSIPFRLGSLVSSTTADPLTTVSSIGNVYAYFALNEKLLLDFTKDGSGSFAQKLAKLPKVSLLLSDGSPYTEEGRIETVNGLINTATGSANIRARFPNPKGIIRSGSSATVRIPNAVKDAILVPQSATFELQDKRFVVVVGQDGKTKNVAVTVMENTAGNFFVVESGLKAGDQIVLEGVATLKDGTQIKANAENPETVYADLK, encoded by the coding sequence ATGAAAACATCAATACAGATTGGGCTCCTGTTCCTTACAGGATTAACCCTAGCCTCATGTGGCAACGATAAAAACAAGGCCGCACAGGCCGCAGCCGCAGCTGGGCAGGTTAAGGAATACAAAGTCCTGAAACTGGAACCCAGATCTGCCACATTAAATACAGATTATCCTGCAAGTATACAAGGACAGCAGAATATCGAAATCAGGCCAAGAGTGGACGGATATATCGACAAAATATTTGTAGATGAAGGTGCTGTTGTAAAGATTGGTCAGCCATTATTCAAAATCAGCGCACCACAATACGAGCAGGAAGTAAGAACAGCTAATGCCAGTATCGCAAATGCAATGGCACAACTGAATGCTGCAAAGTTGGCAATCAATAAAGTAAAGCCGCTGGTAGAAAAAGATATTGTAAGTAAATATGAGCTGGAATCAGCACAATATACTTATGAATCTGCGCAGGCAGCAGTAGCGACTGCGAAAGCTAGTTTAGTCAACGCTAAAACGAATTTAGGCTTCACTACAGTAACCAGTCCTGTCAATGGGGTAGTCGGTTCTATTCCATTTCGTCTGGGAAGTCTGGTAAGCAGCACCACTGCTGATCCTTTAACTACAGTGTCGAGTATAGGAAACGTATACGCTTATTTTGCGCTGAATGAAAAGTTATTGTTAGACTTTACTAAAGATGGTAGTGGTTCTTTCGCACAAAAACTAGCCAAACTACCTAAAGTTTCTTTATTACTTTCTGACGGATCACCTTATACAGAAGAAGGACGCATAGAAACAGTCAACGGATTAATCAATACAGCTACAGGTTCAGCAAATATCAGAGCGCGTTTTCCAAATCCCAAAGGTATTATCCGTAGCGGAAGCAGTGCAACAGTAAGAATTCCCAATGCTGTGAAAGATGCAATTCTGGTTCCTCAAAGCGCAACTTTCGAGTTACAGGATAAACGCTTTGTAGTTGTAGTAGGACAAGATGGCAAGACCAAAAATGTTGCAGTAACAGTGATGGAAAATACAGCAGGTAATTTCTTCGTGGTCGAAAGCGGCTTAAAAGCAGGAGATCAAATTGTATTAGAAGGAGTAGCAACCCTAAAAGACGGCACGCAGATCAAAGCGAATGCTGAAAACCCGGAAACTGTCTACGCAGACTTAAAATAA
- a CDS encoding pseudouridine synthase, with protein MLEIVYQDDHIIAINKPHGLLVHRSSIATDAKEFALQLLRDQVNRRVSPVHRLDRKTGGLLLFAFEKDVEIALHQQFQNGEIQKKYLAIVRGYAPDSQDIDYPLVKENGAIQEAFTSFITLKRAELDIALGQHPTSRYSLVEATPTTGRMHQLRKHFAHIFYPIIGDRKHGCNKQNRFFKEQWEMTTMLLHASELSFKHPVTKEDIHLKATVQEEFKRVMDIMSW; from the coding sequence ATGCTTGAAATCGTATACCAGGATGATCATATCATTGCGATCAATAAACCACACGGACTACTTGTACATCGTTCCTCCATTGCAACCGATGCGAAAGAATTTGCCTTGCAGCTCTTAAGAGATCAAGTGAACAGACGCGTAAGTCCTGTACATCGTTTAGACAGAAAAACAGGTGGTTTATTACTATTTGCTTTCGAGAAAGATGTTGAAATTGCATTGCATCAGCAGTTTCAAAATGGAGAAATACAAAAGAAATACCTTGCAATTGTTAGAGGCTATGCTCCTGACAGCCAGGATATAGATTACCCATTAGTAAAAGAAAATGGTGCAATTCAAGAAGCTTTTACTTCGTTTATTACCTTAAAAAGAGCAGAACTCGATATTGCTTTGGGTCAGCACCCTACTTCAAGATACTCTTTAGTAGAAGCAACCCCTACAACCGGACGTATGCACCAGCTCCGTAAACACTTTGCACATATCTTTTACCCAATTATAGGTGACCGGAAACATGGGTGTAACAAACAAAACAGATTCTTTAAAGAACAGTGGGAAATGACGACAATGCTATTACATGCCTCAGAACTTAGCTTCAAACACCCAGTCACCAAAGAAGATATCCATTTGAAAGCCACTGTACAAGAAGAATTTAAAAGAGTGATGGATATCATGAGCTGGTAA